In Ignavibacteriota bacterium, the following are encoded in one genomic region:
- a CDS encoding PAS domain S-box protein: protein MGQYRSFVMLLSLLLAVPSILSAQIENVQDAWRWTAFTTRNGLPSNIVYDVRETPNGVVWASTARGLAWYDGYVWHPVGADLGLPADQITLMLAEGDTSLLVVMGRRLFTGNRNGFAEIGLDQDTAHTPFISGAVLPSGRALLLTSDGHAFVRDGDLLISASPINSAESFAIKRIEAQPSGRVLIGTSRGLYAGNGREWTRVLGFGDRRFEAAHFAENAEQFGAAWVVQPAENIGLWVWKGDSEPRRVRAEAAPSQPHLIACDDDVVVQVDEVGVLRIHREGLGELSLPAPPAFTGFSFAQFRPNGDLWVGGSNGLHLCRLSSDRWESIEPMISHPASAVMEILRRRDGSLWIGTSDGIQVHTRDGESAMITSAAGYPLRVITGLAEDADGAVWVSSGFAFTGVLRFDGRGWRHFGGADGLGERPYHRITADRSGCLWFLGLENGAQAGTDRTPGPAVYRRAGSVFTVWGGDQAPLQRNVYGFCEAPDGSYWFATGNGLTQWSRGLWRSWSSHDGLRSERVFSVAAGRDGCIWFGDQAHGLGVLENGTVRYYTSTDGLLSDGVWDVKVDSAGMVWVTTRSGAASFAHGIWNSYGSASGLEHTALWPLLIEGQHAFFGTVGGGVAILHRQDDHSHPPQVTAAPPVFSGNRVAMRWQVDAWWGEEPQGGLENRFRLDDGPWSGWSTVREVDLGAVAPGDHEFTLQVKDPDGVVAADPITVAFAPYTPFYLRPVGLILTALALIVSGLLLSYLMRRYRHHRLELRLSEQTSLALLNASADPSYLLDADGTILAMNQAASMLPEVPVAGTSLFDMLPSSLAVSRRSAMETVLHTRNPLRLEDRHAGKHYEHTLHPVLDASGKTTRIAFSSRDVSERRQLEETLQSTVHFLRLLLESSRSVGIISTDRQGAIHFWNTGAAQILGHPAEEVVGTKALAGFLVRESDQSRLLDIVARVIGAGETLQESFAFNRKDGRERMIRFTFSPEIEPNGVVQGMLLIGEDITEQERSRQETVEAERQLRLLAFTLNCAKDAFVITDLKNSVLYINQAFTDTYGYSEEEIFGKDVMIIRSASVPAELSDRIRQGTRASGWSGEIMNRRKNGDEFPVELWTSTVRNDQGEPVALVGVAREITERRRTEDQIKASLAEKEVLLKEIHHRVKNNLQIITSLLSLQSGKVNLPEMQSVLRESQTRVKSMALVHEELYQSDNFSRVDFADYIQRLSTNLFHTYQTGPVAISLVVDVQELFLTVDAAIPCGLVVNELVSNALKHAFPDGREGTVTIRLRAEGPVYVLAVSDDGVGLPEDVDPSTTESLGLQLVDTLTRQLGGSLRIRRGNGTQFEIAFADNLHAQKG from the coding sequence ATGGGGCAGTATCGTTCATTCGTCATGCTGTTGAGCCTCCTTCTTGCCGTTCCGTCCATTCTCTCAGCGCAGATCGAGAACGTGCAGGATGCCTGGCGCTGGACCGCCTTCACGACCCGCAACGGGCTCCCGTCGAACATCGTCTATGACGTGCGGGAAACACCCAATGGTGTGGTGTGGGCTTCCACGGCGCGCGGGCTGGCCTGGTACGATGGCTACGTCTGGCATCCCGTGGGAGCCGATCTCGGCTTGCCAGCCGACCAGATCACGCTGATGCTCGCCGAAGGCGATACCAGTCTGCTGGTGGTCATGGGGCGGCGGCTGTTCACCGGCAACCGGAACGGATTCGCAGAGATCGGTCTTGATCAGGATACGGCACACACGCCGTTCATTTCAGGAGCGGTACTGCCTTCGGGACGCGCACTGCTTCTCACCAGTGATGGACATGCGTTCGTCCGTGATGGTGACCTGCTCATCTCCGCTTCTCCGATCAACTCCGCGGAGTCCTTTGCCATCAAAAGGATCGAGGCCCAACCGTCGGGGCGGGTGCTGATCGGCACCTCCCGCGGGCTCTATGCGGGGAACGGGCGGGAGTGGACGCGGGTTCTGGGGTTCGGCGACAGGCGCTTCGAGGCCGCACATTTTGCGGAGAATGCGGAACAGTTCGGCGCGGCATGGGTGGTGCAGCCAGCCGAAAACATCGGATTGTGGGTCTGGAAGGGAGACAGTGAACCGCGAAGGGTCCGTGCCGAAGCCGCCCCATCGCAGCCCCATTTGATCGCGTGCGACGATGACGTGGTCGTGCAGGTGGATGAGGTCGGCGTCCTCCGGATCCACCGTGAGGGGCTGGGTGAGCTCTCCTTGCCTGCACCTCCCGCGTTCACCGGATTCTCCTTTGCGCAGTTCCGGCCCAACGGTGATCTGTGGGTCGGCGGCAGCAACGGCCTTCATCTGTGCCGTCTCTCCAGCGACCGATGGGAATCGATCGAACCCATGATCTCACACCCCGCGTCCGCTGTCATGGAGATCCTCAGGCGGCGTGATGGTTCCCTGTGGATCGGGACAAGCGATGGCATCCAGGTGCACACCCGGGATGGGGAGTCGGCCATGATCACCTCTGCCGCAGGGTATCCGCTGCGTGTCATCACCGGACTCGCCGAAGATGCCGATGGTGCCGTGTGGGTCTCCAGCGGTTTCGCTTTTACGGGCGTGCTCCGGTTCGACGGCAGGGGCTGGCGCCACTTCGGTGGTGCCGATGGCCTTGGCGAGCGTCCGTATCACCGCATCACGGCCGATCGTTCAGGCTGTCTCTGGTTCCTTGGCCTCGAGAATGGTGCACAGGCCGGCACCGATCGGACCCCCGGTCCGGCGGTGTACCGCCGCGCAGGTTCCGTGTTCACGGTGTGGGGCGGCGACCAGGCCCCCTTGCAGCGGAATGTCTATGGATTCTGTGAAGCTCCGGACGGGAGTTACTGGTTCGCAACGGGCAATGGACTCACCCAATGGTCCCGGGGCCTCTGGCGATCCTGGTCGTCGCACGACGGACTCCGTAGTGAACGGGTCTTTTCCGTGGCCGCAGGGAGGGATGGGTGCATCTGGTTTGGAGACCAGGCGCATGGCCTGGGCGTGCTGGAGAACGGCACGGTCCGCTACTACACGAGCACCGATGGACTTCTCAGCGATGGTGTGTGGGATGTGAAGGTGGATAGCGCGGGCATGGTCTGGGTGACGACGCGCAGCGGGGCCGCAAGCTTTGCTCACGGCATCTGGAATTCGTACGGGAGCGCATCCGGATTGGAGCACACCGCGCTCTGGCCGCTTCTGATCGAAGGGCAACATGCATTCTTCGGTACCGTCGGCGGCGGCGTTGCGATCCTCCACCGCCAGGACGACCACTCGCATCCACCGCAGGTCACGGCCGCGCCACCCGTGTTCAGCGGCAACAGAGTGGCCATGCGCTGGCAGGTCGATGCGTGGTGGGGAGAGGAGCCGCAGGGTGGACTGGAGAACCGCTTCCGCCTGGACGATGGGCCGTGGAGCGGATGGTCGACCGTGCGAGAGGTGGATCTCGGTGCCGTGGCTCCCGGAGACCATGAATTCACCCTGCAGGTCAAGGATCCTGATGGTGTGGTCGCCGCCGATCCCATCACCGTTGCCTTCGCTCCCTACACACCATTCTACCTGCGTCCGGTCGGGCTCATCCTGACCGCACTGGCGCTGATCGTCAGCGGACTGCTCCTGTCCTATCTGATGCGGCGGTACCGGCATCACCGGCTCGAGCTGCGGTTGAGTGAGCAGACCTCGTTGGCGTTGTTGAATGCCTCGGCGGACCCCTCGTATCTCCTGGATGCTGACGGCACGATCCTGGCAATGAACCAGGCCGCGAGCATGCTCCCGGAGGTTCCCGTGGCAGGCACATCGCTGTTTGATATGTTGCCGTCTTCTCTGGCTGTTTCGCGACGCTCGGCCATGGAAACGGTCCTTCATACCCGGAACCCTCTCCGCCTGGAGGACCGTCACGCCGGCAAACACTACGAACATACGCTCCATCCGGTGCTGGATGCATCCGGCAAGACCACGCGGATCGCATTCTCGTCACGCGACGTGTCCGAGCGCCGGCAACTCGAAGAAACCCTGCAGAGCACGGTCCATTTTCTCCGCCTGCTGCTCGAGAGTTCACGGTCTGTCGGGATCATCAGTACGGACCGGCAGGGGGCGATCCACTTCTGGAATACCGGGGCCGCGCAGATCCTTGGCCACCCCGCGGAGGAGGTCGTTGGCACCAAAGCCCTTGCGGGCTTCCTGGTGCGGGAATCGGATCAATCACGATTGCTGGATATCGTCGCGCGCGTCATCGGGGCGGGGGAAACTCTTCAGGAGTCGTTCGCGTTCAATCGGAAGGACGGGCGCGAACGGATGATCCGGTTCACATTCTCACCCGAGATCGAACCCAACGGTGTGGTCCAGGGGATGTTGCTGATCGGCGAGGATATCACCGAGCAGGAGCGCTCACGCCAGGAGACCGTCGAGGCCGAACGGCAACTCCGGCTGCTCGCGTTCACCCTCAATTGCGCCAAGGACGCCTTCGTCATCACCGATCTGAAGAATTCGGTCCTGTACATCAATCAGGCGTTCACGGACACGTACGGGTATAGTGAGGAGGAGATCTTCGGCAAGGATGTGATGATCATCCGTTCTGCTTCCGTGCCGGCGGAGCTTTCGGACCGGATCCGGCAGGGAACGCGTGCGTCGGGGTGGAGCGGTGAGATCATGAACCGGCGGAAGAACGGCGACGAGTTCCCCGTCGAACTGTGGACCTCCACCGTGCGCAACGATCAGGGCGAGCCTGTGGCGCTTGTCGGCGTGGCACGGGAGATCACCGAACGCCGCCGCACGGAAGACCAGATCAAGGCGTCGCTCGCGGAGAAGGAAGTGCTCCTGAAGGAGATCCATCACCGCGTCAAGAACAATTTGCAGATCATCACGAGCCTGCTGAGCCTGCAGAGCGGGAAGGTGAACCTCCCGGAGATGCAGTCGGTCCTCCGCGAGTCCCAGACACGTGTCAAGTCCATGGCGCTCGTGCACGAGGAACTGTACCAGTCCGATAACTTTTCCCGTGTGGATTTCGCCGATTACATCCAGCGGCTGTCAACGAACCTCTTCCATACGTATCAGACGGGACCCGTGGCGATCTCGCTGGTCGTGGACGTGCAGGAACTGTTCCTGACGGTGGATGCGGCGATCCCGTGCGGACTGGTGGTGAACGAGCTGGTTTCGAACGCCCTCAAGCACGCGTTCCCGGATGGACGCGAAGGCACCGTGACGATCCGGCTCCGTGCGGAGGGGCCGGTGTATGTTCTCGCGGTCAGCGACGATGGCGTCGGGCTCCCGGAGGATGTCGATCCTTCGACCACGGAGTCGCTCGGCCTGCAGTTGGTGGATACCCTGACGCGTCAACTGGGTGGTTCCCTGAGGATCCGTCGGGGCAATGGCACGCAATTCGAGATCGCATTCGCAGACAATCTGCACGCGCAGAAGGGATAG
- a CDS encoding PAS domain S-box protein, whose amino-acid sequence MTLARRFDVRWWWLMVIACVLGFSGPQALSQDPGSALRESWRWRWFSVEAGLPSATIDKIIETPAGELWVLTRAGMAWYNGNYWQSPPDDAQPSSFQGASATADSSGVYLVTRSRLYHVDHAGYHPLPLRAGPSEVSARHVVPLRGRGLLIQGDSCLYLLRNGALEHFPSPFDDPVARRVPEATYGVLASRTGYPILNAPGGVYRWNGARWDLFFPLPGEFLTLIGFSDDRAGNGTFCGRIGRSLYRIEWSTDGTLTRTPLTPSGTTLTSDCDERGTVLSLEQSGNATLRQRGIWSALDPLPPELIGATTIWFDARGDLWVGKTNGLHVCRLSSRLWTRLLASGNGLLNTVNAMLFTRDSALWVGTSDGILVYRGHAKVRMIQSIGKQQLGIITALAQDRAGHVWVASGSSFSGAYRWDGSTWKHFGAAEGFSDNGVHRITRDREGRLWFLTISFFSPGLYPDRENGAFIYDGKRFERMDRRNGLPDGRVYAVVEDSAGTLWFATGRGIGRLRDNVWTYWTTEQGLRTNKVFTLALEKSGRLWFGHQTQGLGSLDGTDAPKYVTPEEGFSSPGVWDLLVDHAGRLWVATREGLAVHDRGVWATIGLRDGLPNPNLWPLLMRDSVLHVGMTNAGVAGLDLRQLEGPAPAVRFHEPVDRGDLLTLMWQAYGRTGNLFERDIPTRYRLDDGDWSPWGLERPLELRNLSSGDHTITVQARGPLAQVDPAGTTLKFTVPPPFYFRPSFFVPVGVLTGLLLLLGSLSIHRKAQHSRELRERDARLRAVLDQQSELIVRVLPDGTLSFVNGAVSRTLRTAPERLIGRRFPAAFAVTSPDEVVTALWKGQGGGAACEQDVSFIAPDGSERWVRWVSGAIVDGQGVIHEYQMIGRDITDTKIAEHDLLRSEERYRITAEATGQLVYDLDLRTGVISWQGAIQAVTGFTPEEFSAVDSQRWWGLVHPDDRAKTEDTYRATVSGGAPFLAEFRLRRKNGEYIDISGNGILLMTQANAPERMLGTLTNISARKQVEMQIAASLKEKEVLLKEIHHRVKNNLQVISSLLSLQSGATTDTHAREQLRESQNRIRSMAFIHERLYQSENLAHVNFGEYVRSLVAFLFRSYNVPNIHVIYSIDQCNLPVNTAIPCGLVINELVSNALKYAFKDRTGGEIEIGFSLLEGKRGVLMVRDDGVGFPHDLDFRATQTLGMQLVNTLTAQIDGSLGLIRDRGTTFTITMPLED is encoded by the coding sequence ATGACCCTGGCCCGTCGGTTCGATGTCAGGTGGTGGTGGTTGATGGTGATCGCCTGCGTCCTCGGGTTTTCAGGGCCACAAGCCCTGAGCCAGGACCCGGGCTCCGCGTTGCGTGAGTCGTGGCGCTGGCGGTGGTTCAGCGTCGAAGCGGGTCTGCCATCCGCCACCATCGACAAGATCATCGAGACGCCTGCGGGAGAACTCTGGGTCCTCACCCGGGCAGGGATGGCCTGGTACAACGGCAACTACTGGCAATCTCCGCCAGACGATGCTCAACCTTCAAGCTTCCAGGGTGCAAGTGCGACCGCGGACTCTTCAGGCGTCTATCTTGTTACCCGCTCCAGGCTGTATCATGTCGATCATGCGGGCTATCATCCTCTCCCGTTGCGCGCCGGCCCTTCGGAGGTAAGCGCCCGACACGTTGTTCCCCTGAGGGGCAGGGGGTTGCTGATTCAGGGCGACTCCTGTCTGTATCTTCTGCGCAACGGCGCCCTCGAGCATTTTCCCTCGCCCTTCGATGATCCCGTGGCCCGTAGAGTTCCGGAAGCCACGTACGGCGTCCTTGCCTCACGCACCGGGTACCCCATCCTCAATGCCCCGGGAGGGGTCTACCGGTGGAACGGCGCACGATGGGACCTGTTCTTTCCTCTGCCAGGTGAATTCCTGACCCTCATTGGTTTCAGTGACGATCGCGCCGGGAACGGGACGTTCTGCGGACGCATCGGGCGGTCCCTGTACCGGATCGAGTGGTCAACGGACGGCACGTTGACGAGGACTCCCTTGACGCCGAGTGGCACGACGCTCACCTCCGACTGTGACGAAAGGGGGACGGTGCTCTCGCTTGAACAATCGGGGAATGCGACCCTCCGTCAGCGTGGCATCTGGAGCGCGCTCGACCCTCTGCCACCGGAGCTGATCGGTGCGACCACCATATGGTTCGATGCGCGCGGCGATCTCTGGGTCGGGAAGACCAATGGCCTCCATGTCTGCCGCCTGTCATCCCGCCTGTGGACGCGCCTTCTTGCTTCCGGGAATGGCCTGTTGAACACCGTGAACGCCATGCTGTTCACGCGGGACAGTGCGCTCTGGGTCGGGACCTCCGACGGCATTCTGGTCTATCGAGGCCACGCGAAGGTCCGGATGATACAGTCGATCGGCAAGCAGCAGCTCGGGATCATCACGGCCCTGGCGCAGGACCGTGCCGGACATGTCTGGGTCGCGAGCGGTTCATCGTTCAGCGGTGCATACCGGTGGGATGGCTCGACGTGGAAGCACTTCGGTGCAGCGGAGGGATTCAGCGACAATGGCGTGCACCGTATCACACGCGACCGCGAGGGCAGGTTGTGGTTTCTGACCATCAGTTTCTTCTCTCCGGGGCTGTATCCGGATCGCGAGAACGGCGCGTTCATCTATGACGGGAAACGATTCGAGCGGATGGACCGGAGGAATGGCCTTCCGGACGGCCGGGTGTATGCCGTTGTGGAGGATTCTGCCGGCACACTCTGGTTCGCAACGGGAAGAGGGATCGGGCGGTTACGGGATAACGTGTGGACGTACTGGACAACCGAACAGGGGCTCAGGACGAACAAGGTCTTCACGCTCGCGCTCGAGAAAAGCGGGCGGCTCTGGTTCGGACACCAGACCCAGGGGCTCGGCTCTCTCGATGGTACGGATGCGCCGAAATATGTCACTCCCGAAGAAGGATTTTCGAGCCCGGGTGTGTGGGATCTCCTCGTGGACCATGCCGGCCGGCTCTGGGTTGCCACGCGCGAGGGGCTTGCGGTGCACGACCGCGGGGTGTGGGCGACCATCGGATTGCGTGATGGCCTCCCGAATCCTAATCTCTGGCCGTTGCTCATGCGCGATAGTGTGTTGCACGTTGGCATGACCAACGCCGGCGTAGCGGGATTGGACCTCAGGCAGCTCGAAGGTCCGGCGCCTGCGGTCCGGTTCCATGAACCGGTGGATCGGGGCGACCTTCTCACGCTCATGTGGCAGGCGTACGGCAGGACCGGCAATCTCTTCGAGCGCGACATCCCGACCCGGTACCGACTTGACGATGGTGATTGGTCTCCGTGGGGCCTGGAGCGTCCGCTGGAACTCCGCAATCTGTCATCCGGCGATCACACGATCACGGTACAGGCACGGGGGCCCCTTGCGCAGGTGGATCCTGCGGGAACGACACTGAAGTTCACCGTCCCGCCGCCGTTCTATTTCCGCCCTTCTTTCTTTGTGCCCGTCGGAGTCCTCACGGGGTTGTTGCTGCTTCTTGGTTCGCTGTCGATCCACCGGAAAGCGCAGCACTCGCGCGAACTCCGCGAACGCGATGCGCGGCTCCGGGCAGTGTTGGATCAGCAGTCGGAACTTATCGTGCGCGTGCTGCCGGACGGCACGCTATCGTTCGTGAATGGAGCGGTAAGTCGAACGCTCCGGACCGCACCCGAACGGCTGATCGGGCGCCGGTTCCCCGCGGCATTTGCCGTGACGAGCCCCGACGAGGTCGTCACTGCCCTGTGGAAGGGTCAGGGTGGCGGAGCGGCCTGTGAGCAGGATGTTTCCTTCATTGCCCCTGATGGATCCGAGCGATGGGTGCGTTGGGTATCGGGGGCCATCGTGGATGGCCAGGGGGTCATTCATGAGTATCAGATGATCGGCAGGGACATCACCGATACGAAGATCGCGGAGCACGATCTGCTCCGGAGCGAGGAACGGTACCGCATCACGGCGGAAGCGACCGGACAGCTGGTCTATGATCTCGATCTGCGCACCGGGGTCATCTCCTGGCAGGGAGCCATCCAGGCGGTCACGGGCTTTACACCGGAGGAATTCAGTGCTGTCGATTCGCAGCGGTGGTGGGGGCTGGTCCATCCGGATGACCGTGCGAAGACGGAAGATACCTATCGGGCCACGGTGTCCGGCGGTGCTCCGTTCCTGGCGGAGTTTCGTCTACGTCGGAAGAACGGGGAGTACATCGACATCTCCGGCAACGGCATTCTGCTCATGACGCAGGCCAATGCACCGGAGCGGATGCTCGGCACATTGACGAACATCTCGGCGCGCAAGCAGGTCGAGATGCAGATCGCCGCTTCCCTGAAAGAAAAGGAGGTCCTGCTCAAGGAGATCCACCATCGCGTCAAGAACAATCTGCAGGTGATCTCCAGCCTTCTGAGCCTGCAGTCGGGTGCGACCACGGACACCCATGCGCGTGAGCAATTGCGGGAGAGCCAGAACCGCATCCGCTCCATGGCCTTCATTCATGAGCGCCTCTATCAGTCGGAGAATCTCGCTCATGTCAACTTCGGCGAGTATGTGCGCAGCCTTGTTGCGTTCCTGTTCCGTTCGTACAATGTTCCCAATATCCATGTCATCTATAGTATCGACCAGTGCAACCTGCCGGTGAACACCGCGATCCCGTGCGGACTGGTGATCAATGAATTGGTTTCTAATGCATTGAAGTACGCGTTCAAGGATCGGACGGGTGGGGAGATCGAGATCGGGTTCTCCCTCCTGGAAGGCAAACGGGGGGTGCTGATGGTGAGAGATGATGGGGTGGGATTCCCGCACGACCTTGATTTCCGGGCAACGCAAACGCTGGGCATGCAGCTGGTCAACACGCTGACCGCCCAGATCGACGGGTCACTTGGACTCATTCGTGATCGCGGCACCACGTTCACCATCACTATGCCGCTTGAGGATTGA
- the kaiB gene encoding circadian clock protein KaiB, with translation MRTYVLRLYITGRTAQSDAAISNLRRICEQDLEAEYELEVIDVLERPQLAEDEKILATPTLVRELPPPIRRIVGDLSDREKVLLGLDVRPLSPKP, from the coding sequence ATGCGCACTTACGTTCTGCGTCTCTATATCACCGGCAGGACCGCACAATCGGATGCGGCCATCAGCAATCTCCGCCGCATATGTGAACAGGACCTTGAAGCAGAGTATGAACTTGAGGTGATCGACGTCCTCGAGCGGCCACAGCTGGCCGAGGATGAGAAGATCCTGGCGACGCCGACGCTGGTGCGTGAACTCCCTCCACCCATCCGGCGCATCGTTGGTGACCTGTCCGACCGTGAAAAGGTTTTGCTTGGTCTGGACGTCCGTCCCCTTTCCCCCAAGCCATGA
- a CDS encoding ROK family protein: MSAVPQHHMLGIDVGGSAVKGAIVDLNTGTLVSERYRLKTPATAGPKEIGRLVARIVKHFKWRGPVGCGMPGPIKDGKVLALANLDKAWIGVKAYEVYSAACGCPVVVVNDADAAGLAEMQFGAGRGRKGVVVLATLGTGIGTAVFVDGVLVPNTEFGQMELRGKPAEQFASARVRKVKDLSWKAWGKRLNEYLAALENVMWPDLLIIGGGVSRKAPRFLPTLKTRAELVAATLGNEAGIVGAALAARRRP; encoded by the coding sequence ATGAGCGCGGTTCCACAACACCACATGCTGGGCATTGACGTCGGTGGCAGCGCCGTCAAGGGTGCCATCGTCGACCTGAACACCGGAACGCTCGTCAGCGAGCGGTATCGACTGAAGACCCCGGCAACCGCCGGACCGAAGGAGATCGGCCGGTTGGTGGCACGGATCGTCAAGCACTTCAAGTGGCGCGGCCCGGTCGGATGCGGGATGCCCGGGCCCATCAAAGACGGGAAAGTGCTGGCGCTGGCCAATCTGGACAAGGCCTGGATCGGGGTGAAGGCGTACGAGGTGTACAGTGCCGCGTGCGGGTGCCCTGTGGTCGTGGTGAATGATGCCGATGCTGCCGGCCTTGCAGAAATGCAGTTCGGGGCCGGCCGGGGCCGGAAGGGTGTTGTCGTCCTTGCAACGCTCGGGACAGGCATCGGGACGGCGGTGTTCGTTGATGGGGTGTTGGTGCCGAACACTGAATTTGGCCAGATGGAGTTGCGTGGAAAGCCCGCCGAGCAGTTCGCCTCGGCCCGGGTGCGCAAAGTGAAGGACCTTTCCTGGAAAGCATGGGGAAAACGTCTCAATGAGTACCTTGCGGCCCTGGAAAACGTGATGTGGCCCGATCTCCTCATCATCGGAGGGGGGGTCAGCCGCAAAGCACCTCGTTTCCTGCCAACCCTGAAGACTCGGGCTGAACTCGTGGCTGCCACCCTGGGGAATGAGGCGGGCATCGTGGGTGCAGCCCTGGCCGCCCGGCGCCGCCCCTAG
- the tal gene encoding transaldolase, producing MHILHQLAALGQSIWYDNISRSMVRNGTLQRMVDEGLLGVTSNPTIFDNAISGSTDYDEQITTLVRAQPGISTPALIRALMEEDIRDAADILLPVYRRTGGKDGYISIEVDPTRARDTEGTIREAAEIWGSLKRPNVMIKIPATLEGLPAITRTIAAGINVNVTLIFSEPRYRQVVDAWMRGLEERVQHGQDVAGVASVASVFVSRIDTMVDERLSGMADRAAAEDAARLRALAGRAAVANTRLVYAAFKEIVASDRWRALQAKGASVQRPLWGSTGTKNKAYSDLLYVGSLIGPDTVNTVPPATYAAILSHGTAVPAIESGVPDAAALIGLLQAEGISMSEVLDALERDGVASFERSFDGLLRNVENKRKAS from the coding sequence ATGCATATCCTCCATCAGCTCGCCGCCCTCGGGCAGAGTATCTGGTATGACAACATCAGCCGGAGCATGGTGCGGAACGGGACGCTCCAGCGGATGGTCGACGAGGGGCTGCTCGGCGTCACGTCCAACCCGACGATCTTCGACAATGCGATCTCCGGCAGCACAGATTACGACGAACAGATCACCACGCTCGTCCGCGCTCAGCCGGGGATCTCCACACCGGCGCTGATACGCGCTTTGATGGAGGAAGATATCCGTGATGCCGCGGACATCCTGTTGCCGGTCTATCGCCGCACAGGCGGGAAGGATGGCTACATCAGCATCGAAGTGGATCCCACCAGGGCGCGGGATACGGAGGGGACCATACGTGAGGCCGCGGAGATCTGGGGGAGCCTCAAGCGCCCCAACGTCATGATCAAGATCCCGGCGACGCTCGAAGGCCTGCCGGCGATCACGCGGACCATCGCCGCGGGCATCAATGTGAACGTCACGCTCATCTTCTCGGAACCGCGGTACCGCCAGGTGGTGGATGCCTGGATGCGCGGACTCGAGGAGCGGGTGCAGCATGGGCAGGATGTCGCCGGCGTTGCGTCGGTGGCGAGTGTGTTCGTGAGCAGGATCGACACCATGGTGGATGAACGGCTCTCAGGCATGGCCGACCGCGCCGCGGCGGAGGACGCTGCGCGATTGCGCGCTCTCGCGGGCCGCGCGGCGGTGGCGAATACCCGGCTCGTCTATGCGGCATTCAAAGAGATCGTTGCTTCCGATCGCTGGCGAGCCCTGCAGGCGAAGGGGGCGTCCGTCCAGCGTCCGCTCTGGGGAAGTACCGGGACCAAGAACAAGGCGTACAGTGATCTGCTCTACGTCGGATCACTCATCGGGCCGGACACCGTGAACACGGTACCGCCTGCGACCTACGCGGCGATCCTCTCGCATGGTACGGCCGTCCCGGCGATCGAGAGCGGGGTACCGGATGCAGCGGCGTTGATCGGGCTGCTTCAGGCAGAAGGCATCTCGATGAGCGAGGTGCTCGATGCCCTCGAGCGGGATGGCGTGGCTTCCTTTGAACGGTCCTTTGACGGACTGTTGCGCAATGTTGAAAATAAGCGGAAGGCATCATGA
- the rpiB gene encoding ribose 5-phosphate isomerase B: MKVALAADHAGFQLKQLVAGALEAEGVIVVDLGTHDARPVDYPDFARAVGASLLGGEAERGILICGSGVGACVAANKIKGIRAGLCHDTYSAHQCVEHDDVNVLCIGSRVIGPALAMEIVRAFLGAVFSYDDRHVRRLNKILEIEKLQR, from the coding sequence ATGAAGGTCGCTCTCGCAGCGGATCACGCAGGATTCCAGCTCAAGCAACTCGTCGCCGGAGCGCTGGAGGCAGAGGGGGTGATCGTCGTGGACCTCGGGACACATGATGCACGCCCGGTGGACTATCCCGACTTCGCACGAGCAGTGGGTGCCAGCCTTCTCGGCGGGGAGGCCGAACGAGGGATCCTGATCTGCGGGAGTGGCGTCGGTGCATGTGTTGCGGCGAACAAGATCAAGGGGATCCGCGCCGGTCTCTGTCATGATACGTATTCCGCCCATCAGTGCGTGGAACACGATGATGTCAATGTCCTCTGCATCGGATCGCGCGTCATCGGCCCGGCTCTCGCCATGGAGATCGTGCGCGCATTTCTCGGTGCGGTGTTCTCCTATGACGACCGCCATGTACGGCGGTTGAACAAGATCCTCGAGATCGAAAAACTGCAACGATAA